The Acidithiobacillus thiooxidans ATCC 19377 DNA window GACTGAGCACGATCAGGGACATGGATCATTAATGTCTGATGCAGGCTCTCCGCCCTTGCCTGATGCTTCGAGTCTTATCGAAGCGTTCAAACTCTTCAACCAAACTTCACAAGAACTGACGGAAGCCTACGGAGCCCTGCAGCAGGAAGTCCAACGCCTTTCCGCAGAACTGGCAGAGGCGAACGTGCGTCTTCGCGCCGAACTGCAAGCCAAGGAACAAATGCGCGAACGCCTTGCCCTCCTTCTGGAAATACTCCCCGGCGCGGTATTGGTGGTGGATCATGCGGCGCTGATTGTGGAAATGAATCCGGAAGCAATTCGTTTGCTGGGAGCGGATTTGCGAGGTTCGGACTGGCAGGCCTTGCAACCCAGACCCATGTCAGGTTCCGGGAATGAATGGTTGTTGCTGCGCGGGCCTTCCAGGGATCAGTCCGTACAGGTGACACTTGCTGTCAATGCGTTGCCGGGCGAGGGTGGACAGGTGATTTTATTGCAGGATGTGACAGCGGCGCGCGCTCGTGAGGAGGCTGCCCAGCGACGGGAACGTCTGGCTGCCATGGGAGAAACGATGGCAGGACTGGCGCATCAATTGCGTACCCCTTTGGCCACGGCGCTGCTCTCTGTTTCACACCTGCAATTTGAACGTGGTCCCGAACATTTTGCTCGGCAACAGCAGCGCGCGCTGGAAAGATTGCATCATCTGGATGCGACCATTGATGCCATGCTGCGTTTTTTGCGCGGTGCGGAGCAGGAAAGTGGCTCTGTGGCATTGATCGAAATTCTTCAAGCCTTGCAGCGGGAATGGGAAGCACAATTTCGTCAAAAAAATGTCACTCTGGAAATTGGCGATGCACGGGA harbors:
- a CDS encoding sensor histidine kinase, with the protein product MSDAGSPPLPDASSLIEAFKLFNQTSQELTEAYGALQQEVQRLSAELAEANVRLRAELQAKEQMRERLALLLEILPGAVLVVDHAALIVEMNPEAIRLLGADLRGSDWQALQPRPMSGSGNEWLLLRGPSRDQSVQVTLAVNALPGEGGQVILLQDVTAARAREEAAQRRERLAAMGETMAGLAHQLRTPLATALLSVSHLQFERGPEHFARQQQRALERLHHLDATIDAMLRFLRGAEQESGSVALIEILQALQREWEAQFRQKNVTLEIGDARDDWFLTGTLAAWVSVLANVLHNALLFSNAGQSVSIRLEEVTQGTLRLSIRDFGPGIAEADQEKIFIPFYTTRRDGTGLGLAITRNFVVAMGGSMELEKVSPGTCLVLLLPLWQVAQPLPSGSMSQE